The proteins below are encoded in one region of Pontibacter deserti:
- a CDS encoding sensor histidine kinase has translation MNRIKKVFTLIHIGLWILFSLLIALQLSQDTTYWLTLTFAVILTTLYVFYSHFFLLTRYLGKRKKGAYFLRLAGIMLTGPVLYILLHPRRLDTFDLLLEYYPISLISIVVPFIFLSWLARITENLVLNTIRKEQLEKQAVEAELYYLKSQINPHFLFNTLNNIHTLVYKQAATAPEAVLRLSSLMRYMIYESNSLTVPLSREMNYLQDYVSLQQLRYKNSPVVGLEIEGDTESCHVAPLLFIHLMENAYKHSPARLEPGAIKVSVEIKENTLTFRIQNPIGNKAGTALEEPGGIGLPNVRKRLALLYPGQHNLEICNSGEMFIVTLKIHGLHSQVHEREAHLLYN, from the coding sequence ATGAATCGAATTAAAAAGGTATTCACGCTGATCCACATTGGTCTCTGGATCCTGTTTAGCCTGCTGATAGCTTTACAACTAAGTCAGGATACTACCTATTGGCTTACCTTAACTTTCGCAGTTATCCTGACAACTTTGTATGTTTTTTACAGCCATTTCTTTCTCCTGACCCGCTATTTAGGCAAAAGAAAAAAGGGTGCTTATTTCCTCAGGCTGGCAGGAATTATGCTGACTGGTCCTGTTCTATACATCCTTTTACATCCCAGAAGGCTGGATACTTTCGACCTTTTATTGGAGTACTATCCTATTTCTCTGATCTCAATTGTAGTTCCCTTTATCTTTCTTAGCTGGCTGGCCAGAATCACAGAGAATCTGGTGCTCAATACGATCAGGAAAGAACAACTGGAGAAACAAGCTGTAGAGGCTGAACTATATTATTTAAAGTCACAGATCAATCCGCACTTCTTATTCAATACCCTCAATAACATCCATACTTTAGTTTACAAACAAGCTGCTACTGCTCCGGAAGCAGTCCTTCGTTTGTCTTCGTTAATGCGCTACATGATCTATGAATCTAATTCTCTAACGGTTCCGCTCTCAAGGGAAATGAACTACCTACAGGATTATGTGAGTTTGCAGCAGCTCCGTTATAAAAACAGTCCGGTGGTAGGCTTGGAAATAGAAGGAGATACAGAGTCCTGTCACGTTGCCCCTTTGCTGTTCATACACCTCATGGAGAATGCCTACAAACACAGCCCTGCACGACTGGAACCAGGTGCTATAAAAGTGAGTGTAGAGATAAAGGAAAATACCCTTACCTTCCGTATTCAGAACCCAATCGGAAACAAGGCGGGCACCGCTTTGGAAGAACCGGGTGGTATTGGTCTGCCAAATGTTCGTAAAAGGCTGGCTTTGTTATATCCGGGTCAGCATAACCTGGAGATCTGTAACTCGGGAGAAATGTTTATAGTTACTTTAAAGATTCACGGTCTTCATTCACAGGTTCATGAAAGAGAAGCTCACCTGCTTTATAATTGA
- a CDS encoding PAS domain-containing protein, with product MNHTPDIFRLVIEKSQDAISQWNREFKLIFANQSFTESIGITEDLLLGKTILELSQPEIPTPCTKKLKAVFETAQPLTYEFDFATKAGDLIFQSQLLPELAADGTVQSVLVINRDITLQRKSEQALKKCEENSQRLSELVENIPDPYLILYPDDTICQVSDAYLQATLTKRKSIIGKNLFDVFPDNPAAPGANAVRNLRASLDRVRQTNKPHRMAIQQYDVPQSAELGGGFVVKYWLPLNTPVLDEQGQLQYIIHKVEDVTEKILTENKLAREFRHLKDAQTMGQIGSFEHLLTENIITCSKEWYRIHGLESQSEVVTLDRMYSFFHPEDWQESREAIHHTLTTGDHLHLIHRIVRADGTVRFVQRKAEILNNEQGTPYKVYGTIQDITEHVEAQKKVEEREALLRATEEVAQLGSYELNVATMSFRFSDGMYRLFGEEPHTFVPTLAFLDEHTHPDDVLLVKAILDKAIQDKSTYYYNRRICRADGEWRTLEARGRVECNNAGEAIKLIGLVQDVTDRNKAEQELKQSRKLLQTTIDSSLDMIQVFEAVRNENGEIIDFKWILNNHTSEKIYGDVLGKNLLEYNPGVVETGIFDTFKQVVETGIPDQSERHYVHEQFDGWFFQSTVKMYDGVATTTRDITEHKRAEQELEESRALFQSVLNNTASSIMLLKPVRNSENAIIDFQYTYTNEQTLKSVNRSSLTGKFFTEEFPEAQNSDLFQYYARVIETGEEFHDQVDLSSFGFPVWAQVFAQKLNDVLLVTYFDITERKNAEQELISTKEFLQVTLDTTLQVVQAFEAVRDEEGKIIDFVWIYTNQRWKEQHGVEMVGKRMLQENPGVIESGLFEKFIQVTETGVPLDHEQHYAFEQFDGWFFQTLAKLGDGFVMTTVDITERKRTEQEILFLKDEIAQRFTDKYYSIFNAIDEGFCIYELVYDDKGEPVDLRWVEVNPAYEKQTGLKDVVGMLHSELSLATEKYWLEIYDKVAKTGESTYFENWHEPTQRWYYVFASQIGGEGSRQVAVVFEDITERKQREQQQEYLFRINDTLRSRGTSIEIEETITALAMEHFGVDRCYYCTIEGDSSIIRRDARRVGLQSAAGNYPLSSFALFKKVIDGGAPVIVNDAHSTHLLDESLRDLCLQLQVVSFVDVPVIKNGKVAGILCLVQSTPRVWTEVDVQLAVETAERTWAAVERARTEEALRESEEKYRTLFDSMDEGYCIIQMLYDEVGKAIDFRYLQVNQAFERNNGLQNAEGKTIRELAPDIEPKWINIYNQVAQSGIPRRFEEDSEALQRVFSLYAFRIGDPAEHKVAVIFSDITEHKKGQQALRQSEEQFRLFVTASSDIIYKMNADLSRMHELTDKNFLPDTEESGDSWVDMYIPSEDRPLVAAAIQEAIRTKSIFELEHRIIKSDDTIAWISSRAIPVTDCLGNIIEWFGTASDISLRKQAEQQLHNLNVTLEQQVTERTHELHESKQLLQTVFDTTLIEMSILKAVRDEQSNILDFRIELVNKELEKETGRKDLVGKLYAEEYPSIKTTGLFDIMLQVMETGQPKGTEYYFPYDGFNKWFSCMFVRLKDGLIATNLDITERKNAELKHLNSKLQQQKELLIAILEAQEEERSRISESLHNGVAQILYATKLHVEDLVKEVPGEYVQKLNKLLLNAISEIRRVSHELVPLILKDFGLKRAIMDMCGSLKNKSLQLECEIENFETALDTYYELVLYRISQELINNILKHSKATEAKILLYQEEDLVYLKVRDNGIGMKAAVTEHKGIGLRSIRDRVKLLNGTFEISVPSSGKGTQVIISIPI from the coding sequence ATGAATCATACTCCAGATATATTCCGCCTTGTAATTGAAAAGTCTCAGGACGCAATATCACAGTGGAATAGAGAGTTTAAGCTCATTTTCGCAAATCAATCCTTTACCGAAAGTATAGGGATCACGGAAGATTTGCTGTTAGGTAAAACAATACTGGAGCTCAGCCAGCCTGAAATACCCACCCCCTGTACGAAAAAGCTAAAAGCAGTTTTTGAAACGGCCCAACCCCTTACGTATGAATTCGACTTTGCTACAAAAGCAGGAGATCTTATTTTTCAGTCTCAGCTGCTTCCTGAGCTGGCCGCAGATGGTACAGTGCAAAGCGTTCTGGTAATTAACCGGGATATTACGCTCCAGAGAAAAAGTGAACAAGCTCTAAAAAAATGTGAGGAAAACAGTCAGAGGTTATCTGAACTGGTAGAAAACATTCCCGACCCTTATCTCATTCTATATCCTGATGATACTATCTGCCAGGTAAGTGATGCCTACCTACAAGCTACGCTTACAAAGCGAAAGAGCATTATTGGCAAGAACCTATTTGATGTATTTCCCGACAACCCCGCTGCACCTGGTGCCAATGCTGTTAGAAATCTTCGTGCTTCTTTAGACCGGGTAAGGCAGACTAATAAGCCCCACCGCATGGCTATTCAGCAATACGATGTACCCCAGTCTGCTGAACTGGGTGGTGGTTTTGTAGTAAAATACTGGCTGCCGCTGAACACGCCCGTGCTCGATGAACAGGGCCAGCTACAGTACATCATCCATAAGGTAGAAGATGTAACAGAAAAGATTTTAACAGAAAATAAACTGGCTCGGGAGTTTCGCCACCTGAAGGATGCACAGACAATGGGGCAAATAGGCAGCTTTGAGCATTTATTGACTGAAAATATCATTACCTGCTCTAAGGAATGGTATCGCATTCATGGTCTGGAGTCACAGTCTGAGGTTGTCACCCTGGACAGGATGTACTCTTTCTTCCATCCGGAGGACTGGCAGGAATCTCGGGAGGCCATACACCATACCCTTACCACAGGAGATCACCTGCACCTGATCCACCGGATTGTACGGGCAGATGGCACCGTGCGGTTCGTACAGCGAAAGGCAGAGATATTGAATAATGAGCAGGGAACGCCTTACAAGGTCTATGGCACCATACAGGATATTACAGAACATGTAGAGGCCCAGAAAAAGGTAGAAGAACGGGAAGCCCTGTTACGGGCAACCGAAGAGGTGGCACAACTGGGTAGCTACGAACTGAACGTCGCCACCATGTCCTTCCGTTTTTCCGATGGCATGTACCGGCTGTTTGGCGAAGAGCCGCACACCTTTGTGCCGACATTAGCATTTCTTGACGAGCATACCCACCCCGATGATGTGCTGTTGGTAAAAGCTATACTTGATAAGGCCATACAGGATAAATCCACATACTACTACAACCGCCGCATTTGCCGCGCAGATGGTGAATGGAGAACACTGGAAGCCCGGGGAAGAGTAGAGTGTAACAATGCTGGTGAGGCGATAAAACTGATCGGGCTGGTGCAGGATGTAACAGACCGTAATAAAGCAGAGCAGGAATTAAAGCAGAGCCGTAAGTTGCTGCAAACCACCATCGACAGCTCCCTCGACATGATCCAGGTGTTTGAAGCAGTTCGGAATGAGAATGGTGAGATCATCGACTTTAAATGGATCTTAAATAACCATACTTCCGAAAAGATCTATGGCGATGTGCTCGGAAAAAACCTGCTGGAGTATAACCCGGGCGTGGTGGAGACAGGCATATTTGATACTTTTAAACAGGTAGTGGAAACCGGCATCCCTGACCAGAGCGAGCGGCATTATGTGCACGAACAATTTGATGGCTGGTTCTTTCAGTCAACAGTAAAGATGTATGACGGTGTTGCCACAACCACAAGAGATATAACCGAGCACAAAAGAGCCGAGCAAGAGCTTGAGGAAAGTAGAGCATTGTTTCAGTCTGTACTGAACAATACAGCAAGCAGTATCATGCTCCTGAAACCGGTACGGAATTCAGAAAATGCCATAATAGATTTTCAATACACATACACAAACGAGCAAACCTTAAAATCTGTAAACCGCAGTTCACTTACCGGCAAATTTTTCACAGAGGAATTTCCTGAAGCGCAAAACTCTGACCTTTTTCAATACTATGCCCGGGTGATTGAAACTGGCGAAGAGTTCCATGATCAGGTAGATTTATCCTCCTTCGGCTTTCCGGTGTGGGCCCAGGTATTTGCTCAAAAACTGAACGATGTGTTGCTGGTGACTTATTTTGACATAACCGAACGCAAAAATGCAGAGCAGGAGCTTATTAGCACAAAAGAATTCCTGCAGGTTACCCTTGACACAACCTTGCAGGTGGTACAGGCATTTGAGGCGGTTAGGGACGAAGAAGGTAAGATCATTGACTTTGTCTGGATATATACTAATCAAAGGTGGAAGGAGCAGCATGGAGTCGAAATGGTTGGCAAGCGGATGTTGCAGGAGAACCCAGGTGTCATCGAAAGCGGCTTGTTCGAAAAGTTTATCCAGGTGACGGAAACAGGTGTGCCTTTGGACCATGAACAGCATTATGCTTTCGAACAATTCGACGGCTGGTTCTTTCAAACTCTTGCCAAACTGGGCGATGGCTTTGTAATGACTACAGTTGATATAACCGAGCGCAAAAGAACCGAGCAGGAAATTCTTTTCCTTAAAGACGAGATAGCACAAAGATTCACTGATAAGTACTACTCAATTTTCAATGCCATTGATGAAGGCTTTTGTATTTATGAACTGGTGTACGACGATAAGGGGGAGCCGGTAGACCTCCGCTGGGTGGAAGTAAACCCTGCCTACGAAAAGCAAACGGGATTAAAAGACGTAGTAGGCATGTTGCACAGTGAGCTTTCATTGGCCACAGAAAAATATTGGCTTGAAATCTACGACAAGGTAGCTAAAACAGGAGAATCTACATATTTTGAAAACTGGCACGAACCCACCCAACGTTGGTATTATGTTTTTGCTTCCCAGATTGGCGGAGAGGGTAGCCGGCAGGTAGCGGTTGTCTTCGAGGACATCACCGAACGCAAACAACGGGAGCAACAGCAGGAATATTTGTTCAGAATAAATGATACCCTTCGCTCCAGGGGCACCTCCATCGAAATAGAAGAAACCATTACCGCCTTGGCGATGGAGCACTTCGGTGTTGACCGGTGTTATTACTGCACCATTGAAGGCGACAGTTCCATCATTAGGCGCGATGCCCGCAGGGTAGGGCTGCAGTCCGCTGCCGGAAACTACCCTCTGAGCTCCTTTGCCCTGTTTAAAAAAGTGATTGACGGCGGTGCTCCTGTTATAGTGAACGACGCCCATTCCACCCATCTGCTCGACGAGTCCTTGCGCGACCTGTGCCTTCAGTTGCAGGTGGTCTCCTTTGTGGATGTGCCGGTGATCAAAAACGGGAAAGTGGCCGGTATCCTTTGTCTGGTGCAATCGACCCCACGGGTTTGGACAGAGGTGGACGTGCAATTGGCAGTGGAAACCGCCGAACGCACCTGGGCAGCGGTAGAAAGGGCAAGAACAGAAGAAGCTTTGCGTGAGAGCGAAGAAAAGTACCGCACTCTGTTCGACTCCATGGACGAAGGCTACTGCATCATTCAGATGTTGTATGATGAAGTCGGCAAAGCTATAGACTTCCGTTACTTGCAGGTAAATCAGGCCTTTGAACGCAACAACGGCTTACAGAATGCAGAAGGTAAAACCATCCGTGAACTGGCCCCAGACATAGAGCCGAAGTGGATAAACATTTACAACCAGGTTGCTCAATCAGGTATTCCACGCCGATTCGAGGAAGATTCTGAAGCTCTCCAACGTGTTTTCTCACTTTATGCTTTCCGTATCGGAGATCCTGCCGAACACAAAGTTGCTGTTATTTTCTCTGATATCACCGAGCACAAAAAAGGGCAACAAGCATTACGCCAGTCAGAAGAGCAATTCAGGTTATTTGTTACTGCAAGTTCCGATATCATCTATAAAATGAATGCGGACTTGAGCCGTATGCACGAACTGACTGATAAAAACTTTCTGCCTGATACCGAAGAATCCGGTGATTCCTGGGTTGATATGTACATCCCTTCAGAGGACAGGCCATTAGTTGCTGCAGCAATACAGGAAGCCATCCGGACAAAGAGCATCTTTGAACTGGAGCATAGAATAATCAAATCAGATGACACTATTGCCTGGATATCATCCCGCGCTATACCGGTCACAGATTGCCTAGGAAATATTATAGAGTGGTTCGGAACAGCTAGTGACATTTCCTTGCGCAAACAGGCCGAACAACAACTTCATAACCTGAATGTAACGTTGGAGCAACAGGTAACCGAGCGCACACATGAGCTTCATGAAAGCAAACAGCTGCTTCAAACTGTTTTTGATACAACGCTGATAGAAATGTCTATCCTGAAGGCAGTACGGGATGAACAGAGCAATATCCTTGACTTCAGGATTGAGCTGGTTAATAAAGAGCTTGAAAAGGAAACAGGACGTAAGGATCTGGTTGGTAAGCTTTACGCCGAAGAATACCCAAGTATAAAAACTACTGGCCTGTTTGATATAATGCTGCAGGTTATGGAGACAGGTCAACCAAAAGGAACGGAATATTATTTCCCCTATGATGGCTTTAACAAGTGGTTCTCCTGCATGTTTGTACGGTTAAAGGATGGGCTGATAGCAACCAACCTGGACATTACAGAGCGAAAAAATGCAGAACTAAAACACCTGAATTCAAAGTTACAGCAGCAAAAAGAGCTGCTTATAGCCATACTGGAAGCTCAGGAAGAAGAACGCAGTCGTATTTCAGAGTCTTTACATAATGGTGTCGCACAAATACTGTATGCTACAAAATTGCATGTAGAAGATTTGGTTAAGGAAGTGCCGGGAGAGTATGTGCAAAAACTGAATAAGCTGCTGCTAAATGCTATAAGTGAGATCAGGAGGGTTTCGCATGAATTGGTGCCTTTAATTCTGAAAGACTTTGGCCTGAAGAGAGCAATAATGGATATGTGTGGGAGCCTTAAAAACAAGAGCCTGCAATTAGAGTGTGAAATAGAAAACTTTGAAACAGCATTAGATACATATTATGAACTGGTGCTGTACCGCATTAGCCAGGAATTAATCAACAACATCCTGAAGCATTCTAAGGCTACTGAAGCTAAAATTCTGCTTTACCAGGAGGAAGATCTGGTTTATTTAAAAGTGAGGGATAACGGTATTGGTATGAAAGCAGCGGTAACAGAACATAAAGGAATAGGGCTGCGCAGCATTAGAGACAGGGTTAAATTGTTAAATGGTACCTTTGAAATTTCAGTACCTTCATCAGGTAAGGGTACACAGGTCATCATCTCTATACCTATATAA
- a CDS encoding ABC transporter ATP-binding protein — protein sequence MENHPVNLSICNVSKTYANGVQALSNITLDIPQGMFGLLGPNGAGKSTLMRTLATLQEPDVGSISLGTLDVLNQKEQVRQTLGYLPQEFGVYPKVSAEEMLDYFAVLKGITNRVSRKEVTEGLLRQTNLWDKRKQKLGGFSGGMKQRFGVAVALLGDPKLLIVDEPTAGLDPAERVRFLNLLSEVGENSVVLLSTHIVEDVSELCTNMAIINQGKILLQANTQQAVASLNGRIWRKLMDKNALPELEQEHQVISAKLLSGRTMVHIYSEENPGNGFELTEPDLEDVYFSTMTGNYGQPQQVKEEVQL from the coding sequence ATGGAAAATCACCCAGTCAACCTGTCCATCTGCAATGTCTCTAAAACCTACGCGAATGGTGTGCAGGCGTTGAGCAATATTACCCTAGACATTCCGCAGGGCATGTTCGGCTTGCTGGGCCCTAACGGAGCCGGAAAGTCTACTCTCATGCGTACGCTGGCCACACTGCAGGAACCCGACGTAGGAAGTATAAGTCTTGGTACCTTAGATGTGTTAAACCAGAAAGAGCAGGTTCGCCAAACACTCGGTTACTTGCCCCAGGAGTTTGGTGTGTACCCTAAAGTGAGCGCGGAAGAAATGCTGGACTACTTTGCCGTGCTCAAAGGCATTACTAACCGAGTCTCCCGAAAGGAAGTGACGGAAGGATTGCTCAGACAAACCAACCTCTGGGATAAGCGCAAACAGAAGTTGGGAGGCTTTTCAGGCGGGATGAAGCAACGCTTTGGGGTAGCGGTGGCGCTGCTGGGCGACCCCAAGCTATTGATTGTGGACGAGCCAACGGCTGGCCTGGACCCAGCTGAGCGTGTACGTTTCCTGAACCTGTTGAGCGAAGTAGGCGAGAATAGCGTGGTGCTTCTGTCTACCCACATCGTGGAAGATGTATCAGAACTATGCACCAACATGGCCATCATCAACCAAGGTAAAATACTGTTACAGGCAAATACCCAACAAGCAGTAGCGTCTCTGAATGGCAGAATCTGGCGCAAACTAATGGATAAGAATGCCCTTCCTGAACTGGAGCAGGAACACCAGGTCATTTCTGCTAAACTCCTGAGCGGGCGTACCATGGTCCATATCTATAGTGAGGAAAATCCAGGTAATGGTTTTGAACTGACGGAACCGGACTTGGAGGATGTTTATTTCTCTACCATGACAGGCAATTATGGGCAACCCCAGCAAGTAAAAGAGGAGGTACAACTATGA
- a CDS encoding S66 peptidase family protein — MILPPFLKAGDKVGIISTSNFTEKEYIDQLVNILEGWKLVPVLGKSIGPRKGSFAGSDKLRASDLQQMLDDDEIKAVLETMGGYGIARVIDQVDFNKFKSKPKWLVGYSDTTFLHCHVQGMLSTATIHATMAVDLKGGYKSGSWESLRKALFGEPLSYQVKPHPLNREGKGDAMLVGGTISILCNAKGTKSEANTNGKILFMEEVGEKYYRLDSYLTSLKSAGKFDYVRGLLVGQLTDIQEDDPPFGKTPEEIILDAVKEYDFPVCFGFPAGHSGVNKAMIFGAPVHMAVTAKGTTVRFDI, encoded by the coding sequence ATGATTTTACCACCATTCTTAAAAGCTGGAGATAAGGTCGGAATAATCAGCACCAGTAATTTCACAGAGAAAGAATATATAGACCAGCTAGTCAATATTCTGGAAGGGTGGAAACTGGTACCTGTATTAGGCAAATCCATTGGCCCACGTAAAGGAAGCTTTGCAGGATCTGACAAACTTCGTGCAAGCGATTTGCAGCAGATGTTAGATGATGATGAAATCAAAGCTGTACTTGAAACGATGGGTGGCTATGGAATAGCCAGAGTGATAGATCAGGTTGATTTTAACAAGTTTAAATCTAAACCAAAGTGGCTCGTTGGTTACAGTGATACAACTTTTTTGCATTGTCATGTGCAAGGCATGTTAAGCACTGCCACCATACACGCTACCATGGCCGTAGATCTCAAAGGCGGGTATAAATCAGGTTCTTGGGAGTCTCTGCGAAAGGCATTATTCGGGGAGCCACTTAGCTACCAGGTAAAGCCGCACCCGCTCAACCGGGAAGGTAAAGGTGATGCCATGTTGGTAGGTGGAACAATCAGTATTTTATGTAATGCCAAAGGGACTAAATCTGAAGCTAACACAAACGGCAAAATTCTTTTTATGGAGGAAGTCGGCGAAAAATACTACAGACTGGATAGCTATCTTACCTCTCTAAAGAGTGCCGGCAAGTTTGATTACGTCAGGGGTTTACTGGTAGGTCAGTTAACTGATATACAAGAAGATGATCCGCCTTTTGGAAAGACACCTGAAGAGATAATCCTGGATGCAGTAAAAGAGTATGACTTTCCGGTTTGTTTTGGTTTTCCGGCTGGTCACAGTGGCGTAAACAAAGCCATGATTTTTGGGGCACCTGTACATATGGCTGTTACTGCTAAGGGTACTACTGTTCGTTTTGATATCTAA
- the ypfJ gene encoding KPN_02809 family neutral zinc metallopeptidase, whose translation MKWQGRRKSSNIEDRRGQSAGGFGGGGRGISPMLLIPLFRLLFSKVGLIIVAVLVLLMFLTGTNPIALLQQFVGGEPQYAQSTTYQPSPEEQALADQTAVVLADTEDVWNKLLQGYREPTLVLFSEQVNSACGLASSATGPFYCPGDEKLYIDLSFFGEMESKLGAEGDFAQAYVVGHEVGHHIQNLTGTMEKVNAMRGQLSEVEFNKLMVRVELQADFYAGVWAHHTQRSTGFLEPGDLEEALNAASAIGDDRLQKQATGRVVPDSFTHGTSAQRVRWFRKGFETGDVNQGDTFNATQL comes from the coding sequence ATGAAATGGCAAGGCAGAAGAAAAAGCAGCAATATAGAAGACCGTAGAGGCCAATCAGCAGGTGGTTTCGGGGGAGGTGGCAGAGGCATCAGTCCTATGTTGCTTATACCTTTATTCCGGCTCCTCTTCTCGAAAGTGGGGTTGATTATTGTGGCGGTGCTGGTGCTGCTGATGTTTTTAACAGGAACAAACCCTATAGCACTTCTGCAGCAGTTTGTGGGTGGAGAACCACAGTATGCCCAGTCAACGACTTACCAGCCAAGCCCGGAAGAGCAGGCGCTGGCCGATCAGACAGCCGTTGTGCTGGCAGATACCGAAGATGTCTGGAACAAGCTATTACAAGGGTACAGAGAACCTACCCTGGTGCTGTTTTCAGAACAGGTAAACTCTGCCTGTGGGCTTGCTTCTTCAGCCACAGGACCATTTTACTGCCCCGGAGATGAAAAATTGTATATCGATCTTAGCTTTTTTGGAGAAATGGAAAGCAAGTTGGGTGCTGAAGGAGACTTTGCGCAAGCCTATGTGGTTGGTCACGAAGTAGGTCACCATATTCAGAATCTTACAGGTACAATGGAAAAGGTAAATGCCATGCGGGGCCAGCTATCAGAAGTTGAATTTAACAAACTTATGGTAAGAGTAGAACTACAGGCTGATTTCTATGCAGGTGTGTGGGCGCATCATACCCAACGTTCAACAGGATTCTTGGAGCCCGGCGACCTCGAAGAAGCGCTGAATGCAGCAAGTGCCATCGGCGATGACCGTCTACAAAAGCAAGCCACAGGAAGAGTGGTGCCAGATTCTTTCACTCACGGCACTTCGGCCCAACGGGTACGCTGGTTCAGAAAAGGCTTCGAGACAGGTGATGTGAATCAGGGAGATACCTTTAATGCCACGCAGCTATAG
- a CDS encoding LytR/AlgR family response regulator transcription factor: MKEKLTCFIIDDEHLAQEILEEYIAKVPFLELKGTFMSPLEAAAQLDEDKPDLLFLDINMPDLDGLSFIPMLNPKPMIILTTAYDQYALKAFELEVKDYLVKPFSFERFYKGVLRLYQEASFKQQPEVKEIKAESKHEQEYIFLKVGHRIQKIATRDILFVEGMKDYLRIHTSKEKIMTLLSFAKLEELLPAQDFARVHRSFMVAIDKIDHIEKNRIWIAEQVIPISDSYSESFYKKLRGLT, translated from the coding sequence ATGAAAGAGAAGCTCACCTGCTTTATAATTGATGACGAGCATCTGGCCCAGGAAATTCTGGAAGAGTATATAGCGAAAGTTCCATTCCTGGAGCTGAAAGGCACCTTTATGAGTCCCTTGGAAGCAGCTGCCCAACTGGACGAAGATAAGCCCGACCTGCTTTTCCTGGACATTAACATGCCTGACCTGGATGGACTCAGTTTCATCCCAATGCTGAACCCTAAGCCCATGATCATCCTGACGACTGCTTATGATCAGTATGCTCTGAAAGCTTTTGAGCTGGAAGTGAAAGATTATTTGGTAAAGCCTTTTTCGTTCGAACGTTTCTATAAAGGTGTATTGCGCTTGTATCAGGAAGCAAGCTTCAAACAGCAACCTGAGGTGAAGGAAATAAAAGCAGAGTCAAAGCATGAACAGGAGTATATCTTTCTGAAGGTTGGCCATCGTATCCAGAAAATTGCGACGCGCGATATACTTTTTGTAGAGGGCATGAAAGACTACCTGCGTATTCATACTTCTAAAGAAAAGATCATGACCCTGCTGAGTTTTGCTAAATTGGAAGAACTGTTACCTGCCCAGGACTTTGCCCGCGTGCACAGGTCTTTTATGGTTGCAATTGATAAAATAGATCACATTGAAAAGAACAGGATCTGGATTGCAGAACAAGTTATACCGATTAGTGACAGCTACAGTGAGAGTTTTTACAAGAAATTGAGAGGATTGACATAA
- a CDS encoding N-formylglutamate amidohydrolase, with the protein MPVTFILSCEHAGNEVPSSYEHLFKGKEEVLYTHKAIDFGALQLAEHLAAELELALYYPSTTRLLVEANRSLENEELFSKYTKSLPSEEKKHILDSYYFPHRQQIEEAVGKEIAVGNRVVHVAVHSFTPAMDGEVRKADIGILFDPERTTEKKLAKKLKTELLYQNHNLKVLYNSPYPGTTDGLPAHLRKIFPDEFYSGFELEVNQRFYLSGNTEVWEKLKNVVSTAFKKAIN; encoded by the coding sequence ATGCCTGTAACCTTTATACTTTCCTGTGAACATGCAGGAAACGAAGTTCCTAGCAGCTATGAACACCTGTTTAAAGGTAAAGAAGAAGTGCTTTACACTCACAAAGCAATAGACTTTGGAGCATTGCAATTAGCAGAACATTTAGCAGCTGAATTGGAGCTTGCTTTATATTACCCCAGCACTACCAGGCTCCTTGTAGAGGCAAACCGGTCTCTGGAAAATGAAGAGCTATTTTCAAAGTATACCAAAAGCTTACCATCAGAAGAGAAAAAACATATACTGGATAGTTATTATTTTCCGCACAGGCAGCAAATAGAGGAAGCAGTTGGAAAGGAAATAGCTGTTGGAAACCGCGTAGTACATGTGGCTGTCCATTCCTTTACTCCTGCTATGGATGGAGAAGTGCGCAAGGCCGATATTGGAATCTTATTTGATCCGGAACGTACAACTGAAAAGAAGCTTGCTAAAAAACTGAAGACAGAACTTTTATATCAAAACCATAACCTGAAAGTTTTATACAATTCACCTTACCCAGGAACGACAGATGGTTTGCCAGCCCACCTCCGGAAAATATTTCCGGATGAATTTTATTCTGGTTTCGAATTGGAAGTCAACCAAAGATTCTATCTAAGTGGTAATACTGAGGTTTGGGAAAAGCTAAAAAATGTAGTTTCCACTGCTTTCAAAAAAGCAATCAACTGA